From one Humulus lupulus chromosome 8, drHumLupu1.1, whole genome shotgun sequence genomic stretch:
- the LOC133793840 gene encoding uncharacterized protein LOC133793840 → MSTNSYETPPSIIYEGITNEEPGDEVEQIVRDGRTLRLRKRAPSLKSPFTPWPRKRRYSKLEPPIFDPFRQPIEDDVQAFFRWYNGDTGGTSYIRCGQMSHDRRFFEILLAKQRYIDSEHVDEITYLFRKRMDKFHNIFPKDICILTDEFGQHVRALYHASRQENSNVCKKTPELMLFVDGIRPVRARVWSDVNYFYVPWNDGEQH, encoded by the exons ATGTCTACAAATTCCTATGAGACACCGCCATCAATTATTTATGAAGGAATTACTAATGAAGAGCCTGGTGACGAGGTAGAACAAATCGTTCGAGATGGTCGAACGTTGAGGTTAAGAAAACGGGCCCCAAGCTTGAAATCACCATTCACACCGTGGCCGAGGAAACGTCGATACTCTAAGTTAGAACCTCCTATTTTCGACCCTTTTAGGCAACCTATTGAAGATGATGTGCAAGCATTCTTTAGGTGGTACAATGGCGATACAGGTGGTACAAGTTATATTCGTTGTGGCCAGATGTCACATGACAGAAGATTTTTTGAGATATTGTTGGCAAAGCAACGATATATTGATAGTGAG CATGTCGATGAAATTACCTATTTATTTAGAAAAAGAATGGATAAATTTCATAATATCTTTCCAAAAGATATATGCATATTGACTGATGAGTTTGGACAACATGTGCGTGCACTATACCACGCGTCTCGACAAGAAAATAGTAATGTATGTAAAAAAACTCCAGAGCTAATGTTGTTTGTTGATGGAATCAGACCAGTTAGGGCGAGAGTTTGGTCGGATGTCAATTACTTCTATGTGCCTTGGAATGACGGTGAACAACACTAG
- the LOC133795509 gene encoding uncharacterized protein LOC133795509, whose amino-acid sequence MALGVAIRGFTYMRKVIGIDAAWIKTKHKEKLKELIPDSSYLCFISDRHQSIKHAVRHVYVMASHGACYWHVKQNIKHCFKSAAGTKLYKKAAIAYRIEEFNKHFDQLRKIYPHVAKYLENDVKFRKWSRAHFGGNRYEVMTTNIVESVNNWMRKAREYPIIAMTDFIISTMGQWFLERRREAYAVTTPLTPRREEILRKRWDEVGSLITLQLNENEYNVMCGELDSIVNLRSKSCTCKVFDIDNLPCIHAIAAAGKAQPQNTGELIYSMCSKYHTSEYWLLAYAETIYLVPPNSQWTDIPEDVIAVQVIAPPEDKTKGRPKINRIPSQGEVPKKKYNCGACGQSGHNSKKCPSRQVPSDVRSTTHV is encoded by the exons ATGGCTTTAGGTGTGGCCATAAGAGGGTTCACTTACATGAGGAAAGTAATTGGTATTGATGCGGCTTGGATCAAAACTAAGCATAAGG AGAAGTTGAAGGAGTTGATACCTGATAGCTCATACTTATGTTTTATTTCTGATAGACATCAAAGTATCAAACATGCAGTTCGTCATGTTTATGTTATGGCTTCCCATGGGGCATGTTATTGGCATGTAAAACAGAATATAAAACACTGTTTCAAAAGTGCTGCAGGGACTAAATTGTATAAGAAAGCTGCAATAGCGTACCGTATCGAAGAGTTTAATAAACACTTTGACCAACTTcgcaaaatatatccacatgtCGCTAAGTATCTTGAGAATGATGTCAAGTTCAGAAAGTGGTCTAGAGCACATTTTGGTGGTAATCGATATGAAGTCATGACCACTAACATAGTTGAGTCAGTGAACAATTGGATGCGAAAGGCAAGAGAGTACCCTATTATTGCTATGACCGATTTTATCATAAGCACGATGGGACAATGGTTCCTTGAACGTCGACGGGAAGCATATGCAGTGACAACTCCATTGACACCGAGGAGGGAAGAAATATTACGTAAAAGATGGGATGAAGTCGGTTCATTGATAACTCTCCAGTTAAACGAGAATGAGTACAATGTGATGTGTGGAGAACTCGATTCAATAGTAAATTTAAGGTCAAAGAGTTGCACGTGCAAAGTTTTCGATATTGATAACCTTCCATGTATCCATGCAATAGCAGCAGCAGGAAAGGCACAACCCCAAAATACTGGGGAGctcatatattctatgtgttcaAAATACCACACGTCAGAATATTGGTTATTAGCATATGCTGAAACTATTTATCTTGTTCCTCCAAACTCACAATGGACCGACATTCCTGAAGATGTTATTGCAGTACAAGTGATAGCACCTCCTGAAGACAAGACTAAAGGAAGACCAAAAATCAATCGCATACCTTCCCAAGGTGAAGTCCCTAAGAAAAAATATAATTGTGGAGCATGTGGACAATCAGGACATAATTCAAAAAAATGTCCTAGTCGACAAGTGCCATCAGATGTTAGAAGCACAACTCAtgtgtga
- the LOC133797539 gene encoding protein SUPPRESSOR OF PHYA-105 1 — protein MEDKDLNRCVTSLAGSEPLCSTPFAIDDARLKLTMANSRNPDMDLASVGSPSSSRQGLIWKNQYDMPLLDEPLFQEENYQVLSRVREEFAMQNKRGEHFSNKHVGQDKDEMPAHTRFNDDNKIISSNGLLVGNRKLKTISRGSFSQLLVKKKMKGKGIVTKFPEVYSASLDQNNEKHDYDAEVASTADLKTGTNIDQNHSHGILRSLPESYSNGISLREWLECESHKVDKAERLLIFKQIVQLVEFSHSQGSSMLDLRPTCFTILPSNKIQYIGSLALTDTMGSVLPDLNKKRQVDPNANSSHSLSAKQQKLSEAMRSLRNQPKIGKETECYMAVSQTYGCRDPQVHKDSSYRNTQIARQQQSIALPGQLEKQWYTCPEGLEERGCTLSSNIYGLGVLLFELLCISESWEAHSTIMFDLGRRIFPPKFLSEQPLEAGLCLWLLHPKPLSRPTIREILQSELICGSEDLNSGGVFPNSAGIIDSQSEVLLKFLASMEEEKQKRASKLSEEIRCLEEDISMVEGRYLSRTSSDFSCEKEFSLVKEEGFCPEESSSTSKKNEDTLMKNITQLENAYFYMRSQIQHKTTAVTSQSDKELQKKKEKKCHVKIKNEDSSMNQASYDRIGAFFDGLCKFARYSKFKVCGTLKNGDFFNSTGAICSLSFDRDEDYIAAAKVSKKIKIFEFAALANDATDIHYPVVELLNKSMLSCVCWNYYIKNYLASTDYDGVVKMWDAATGQECYQYSEHQKRAWSVDFSRTNPTTFASGSDDCSVKLWNVNDKSSVETIYCPANVCCVQFSDYSSNQLVIGSADYKIYGYDLRHVKSPLCTLAGHGKAVSYVKFLDAETLVSASTDNTLKLWNLNKTISADHGSSLSYTGHTNEKNFVGLSVLDGYIACGSETNEVYSYHKSLPMHIASHSFGSVDPVTGHEISDDSGQFVSSVCWRRKSNTVVAANSIGVLKLLQME, from the exons atggaGGATAAGGATTTGAATAGGTGTGTTACTTCTTTGGCTGGATCTGAACCTTTATGCAGTACCCCTTTTGCTATTGATGATGCCAGGCTTAAATTAACAATGGCGAACAGTAGAAACCCGGATATGGATTTGGCTTCAGTTGGTAGCCCAAGTAGTTCTAGACAAGGCCTAATATGGAAAAATCAATATGATATGCCTTTACTTGATGAACCCTTGTTCCAAGAAGAGAATTATCAGGTTTTGTCTCGAGTAAGAGAGGAGTTTGCTATGCAGAATAAGAGAGGTGAGCATTTTTCAAACAAGCATGTTGGGCAAGACAAAGATGAAATGCCTGCACATACAAGATTTAATGATGATAATAAGATCATCTCAAGCAATGGCCTACTTGTTGGGAATAGAAAACTGAAGACCATTTCAAGGGGTAGCTTCTCTCAGTTACTTgtgaagaaaaagatgaagggAAAGGGAATTGTTACCAAATTTCCAGAAGTTTACAGTGCAAGTCTGGACCAAAACAATGAAAAACATGATTATGATGCTGAGGTAGCTTCTACTGCTGATTTAAAAACAGGTACTAACATTGATCAGAATCATTCACATGGGATTCTCAGGTCACTTCCAGAATCTTATAGTAATGGAATCAGCCTGAGGGAATGGCTCGAATGCGAGTCTCATAAGGTAGACAAAGCTGAAAGGCTGCTCATATTTAAGCAAATTGTGCAGTTGGTGGAATTTTCCCACTCTCAAGGTTCTTCCATGCTAGACCTGAGACCAACCTGCTTCACCATTTTGCCATCAAATAAGATTCAATACATTGGTTCATTGGCCTTGACAGACACAATGGGCAGTGTTCTTCCAGATTTAAATAAGAAAAGGCAAGTGGATCCGAACGCAAATTCCAGCCATAGTTTAAGTGCTAAGCAACAAAAACTTAGCGAGGCAATGAGATCTCTTAGAAACCAGCCTAAAATAGGGAAGGAGACTGAATGTTACATGGCTGTTTCACAAACTTACGGATGTAGAGATCCTCAAGTGCATAAAGATTCCAGCTACCGAAATACTCAAATTGCAAGACAACAACAATCCATTGCTTTACCAGGTCAGTTGGAAAAGCAGTGGTATACTTGTCCAGAGGGTCTTGAAGAAAGAGGTTGTACTCTTTCATCAAATATATATGGACTTGGCGTTCTTCTTTTTGAG TTGCTGTGCATTTCTGAATCATGGGAGGCTCATTCCACAATTATGTTTGATTTGGGCCGTCGGATTTTTCCACCGAAGTTCCTCTCAGAACAGCCACTAGAAGCTGGACTTTGTCTTTGGCTTCTTCACCCCAAGCCTTTGTCTCGTCCAACTATTAG AGAAATTCTGCAATCAGAATTGATATGTGGCTCTGAAGATTTGAATTCCGGGGGTGTTTTCCCAAATTCTGCTGGAATTATTGATTCCCAATCAGAGGTATTACTTAAATTTTTAGCTTCAATGGAAGAAGAAAAGCAAAAGCGTGCCTCTAAGTTAAGTGAAGAAATAAGATGCTTAGAAGAAGATATTTCAATGGTTGAGGGAAGGTACTTATCAAGGACATCCTCAGATTTTTCATGTGAGAAGGAGTTTTCTCTTGTAAAAGAAGAGGGATTTTGTCCAGAAGAGTCAAGTTCAACGTCAAAGAAGAATGAAGATACATTGATGAAAAATATTACTCAGTTGGAGAATGCTTACTTCTACATGAGATCCCAAATCCAGCATAAAACAACTGCTGTTACATCCCAATCTGATAAAGAACTgcaaaagaagaaagaaaagaaatgtCATGTGAAAATTAAGAATGAAGACTCAAGCATGAATCAGGCTTCATATGATCGTATTGGAGCCTTTTTCGATGGATTATGCAAGTTTGCTCGCTACAGCAAGTTTAAAGTATGTGGAACACTTAAAAATGGAGATTTTTTTAACTCTACCGGTGCCATTTGCTCTTTGAGTTTCGATCGCGACGAGGACTACATTGCTGCAGCCAAAGTATCAAAGAAAATTAAGATCTTTGAGTTTGCTGCCTTAGCAAATGATGCAACTGATATCCATTACCCTGTTGTTGAGTTGTTAAACAAGTCTATGCTCAGCTGTGTATGCTGGAACTACTACATCAAGAACTATCTAGCATCAACAGATTATGATGGAGTGGTAAAG ATGTGGGATGCAGCTACCGGCCAAGAATGCTACCAATACAGCGAGCATCAGAAGAGGGCTTGGTCTGTTGACTTCTCTCGAACTAACCCAACAACGTTTGCTAGTGGAAGTGACGATTGTTCTGTAAAATTGTGGAACGTTAACGAT AAAAGTTCAGTGGAAACCATCTATTGCCCTGCCAACGTCTGCTGTGTCCAGTTCTCTGATTACTCTAGTAATCAGTTGGTCATCGGGTCTGCTGATTACAAAATCTACGGCTATGATCTTCGCCACGTTAAAAGTCCTTTGTGCACTTTAGCTGGTCATGGAAAAGCCGTTAGCTATGTAAAATTCTTGGATGCTGAAACTCTTGTTTCTGCGTCCACAGACAACACTTTAAAGCTTTGGAATCTCAACAAAACCATCTCAGCCGACCATGGTAGCAGTTTATCCTATACCGGTCATACTAATGAGAAG AACTTTGTTGGATTATCTGTTTTGGATGGATATATAGCCTGCGGTTCAGAAACAAATGAG GTGTATAGTTATCACAAATCTCTACCAATGCATATAGCTTCACACTCGTTTGGATCAGTTGATCCCGTTACTGGACATGAGATTAGCGATGATAGCGGACAGTTTGTTTCAAGTGTCTGTTGGAGAAGAAAGTCTAATACGGTAGTTGCTGCCAACTCTATTGGAGTCCTAAAGCTGCTGCAGATGGAGTAA
- the LOC133795510 gene encoding uncharacterized protein LOC133795510: MEQFRQIGEVLGSLKALLVFRDNIQINERQCFLLYDIFSSAYDSISEEMRLNLRFEEKNTNKWRILEQPLREVYGVCREGETYVKQCLETKDWWAKAIHLHHNSDCVKFHIHNILCCLPSVFEAIEMVGEISGSDQDEMQKKKRLYHGKYLKEYRDWKLFQWKFGKQYLVSQEFCNRLDMVWKEDKWVMLNRIKEKKILGLSKNEQRLIDFLFDSVDGSEPFNGKLLPLSILLKSKDYQVRRRLGARSQYKEIIWFGESFVSRHFFGDPEPLLPEISSLLSLSHPNIVNFLCGFADEEKKEWFLVMELMSKDLFSYIKEICGPRKRIPFSLPVAVDLMLQIARGMEYLHSNRIYHGDLNPSNILVRARTSSNISIEGNYLLAKVSGFGLASVRSPSNQNETLPFIWYAPEVLEEQEQTGTAENSKYAEKSDVYSFGMVCFELLTGKVPFEDGHLQGDKMSRNIRAGERPLFPFQTPKYVTNFTKKCWHADPHQRPSFSSICRILRYMKRFISLNPPDCNNQQDSPVPLLDYFDIESSLLRNSTSWGCPDQFSSILQIPFHMFVYRSLEKEKTNASSKDHSEESGSEAASICGDEGVNIIEDTLPSTQERKSLTSSDSMNKKLSMTKKSSDAKTNKPGTITRAQTLKPPQINSNRRSMRRNSESQLLMISPRLKRTSSGHASDSELP; the protein is encoded by the exons ATGGAGCAATTTCGTCAGATTGGAGAGGTGTTAGGAAGTTTAAAGGCGCTATTGGTGTTCCGAGACAACATACAAATCAATGAGAGACAATGCTTTTTGTTATATGATATCTTCAGCTCTGCTTATGATTCAATATCAGAGGAGATGAGACTTAATCTGAGATTCGAAGAGAAGAACACGAATAAGTGGAGAATTCTCGAGCAACCATTAAGAGAGGTCTATGGAGTTTGCAGAGAAGGAGAAACTTATGTTAAGCAATGCTTAGAAACCAAGGATTGGTGGGCAAAAGCCATTCATCTCCATCATAACTCCGATTGCGTCAAGTTTCATATCCACAATATACTTTGTTGCCTTCCAAGTGTCTTCGAAGCAATCGAAATGGTTGGAGAAATCTCTGGTTCTGATCAAGATGAGATGCAAAAGAAGAAACGTCTGTACCATGGAAAATACTTGAAAGAATACAGAGATTGGAAGCTTTTTCAGTGGAAATTTGGGAAGCAGTATTTGGTTAGTCAAGAATTTTGTAACCGGTTGGACATGGTTTGGAAAGAAGACAAATGGGTTATGCTCAATAGGATCAAGGAGAAGAAAATCTTAGGCTTGAGTAAGAATGAGCAGCGTCTTATAGATTTTCTTTTCGATAGCGTTGATGGGTCGGAGCCTTTCAATGGAAAGCTCTTACCACTTTCAATCTTACTAAAATCCAAAGACTACCAAGTGAGGAGAAGATTAGGTGCTAGAAGTCAATACAAGGAGATCATTTGGTTTGGTGAGAGCTTTGTCTCAAGACACTTCTTTGGTGATCCTGAACCTCTATTGCCGGAGATTTCTTCATTGTTATCTCTTTCTCACCCCAATATAGTTAACTTTCTTTGTGGTTTTGCTGATGAGGAAAAGAAAGAGTGGTTTTTGGTTATGGAGCTTATGAGTAAAGATCTTTTCAGCTACATCAAAGAGATTTGTGGTCCACGGAAGCGGATTCCATTTTCGCTTCCTGTGGCAGTTGATCTAATGCTTCAGATTGCAAGAGGAATGGAATATCTCCACTCGAATCGAATTTACCATGGAGATTTAAACCCTTCTAACATACTTGTTAGAGCAAGAACGAGTAGTAATATCTCCATAGAAGGGAACTACTTGCTTGCGAAAGTTTCGGGTTTTGGCTTAGCTTCTGTGAGGAGCCCTTCAAATCAGAATGAAACTCTTCCATTCATTTGGTATGCTCCAGAGGTTTTGGAGGAGCAAGAACAGACTGGAACTGCTGAGAATTCAAAGTACGCTGAAAAGTCAGATGTTTACAGCTTTGGAATGGTTTGCTTTGAGCTTCTAACTGGGAAAGTTCCTTTTGAGGATGGTCATCTCCAAGGGGACAAAATGAGCCGAAACATTAGAGCTGGAGAAAGGCCTTTGTTCCCTTTTCAGACACCAAAATATGTGACTAATTTTACGAAGAAATGTTGGCATGCTGATCCACATCAGCGGCCAAGCTTCTCATCCATCTGCAGGATTCTTCGCTACATGAAAAGGTTTATATCATTGAATCCTCCCGACTGCAACAACCAGCAAGACTCTCCAGTGCCACTTCTAGATTACTTTGACATTGAGTCAAGCCTTCTCAGAAACTCAACTTCTTGGGGATGCCCTGATCAGTTCTCATCAATATTACAAATTCCATTTCACATGTTTGTTTATAGAAGTTTGgagaaagaaaaaacaaatgCAAGCTCAAAAGATCACTCTGAAGAGTCGGGAAGCGAAGCAGCTTCGATTTGTGGAGATGAAGGAGTGAATATAATTGAGGATACATTGCCATCAACACAAGAAAGGAAGtctttaacttcatctgatagtATGAACAAGAAACTCTCAATGACCAAGAAATCTTCAGATGCAAAAACAAATAAACCAG gCACAATAACACGGGCACAAACACTTAAGCCTCCACAAATAAATTCTAACAGGCGAAGTATGCGAAGAAATTCGGAAAGTCAGCTACTTATGATAAGTCCAAGACTAAAAAGAACATCATCTGGACATGCCTCAGATTCGGAGCTCCCATAG
- the LOC133797540 gene encoding uncharacterized protein LOC133797540: MISVLAQERLLGATLGSILTGIVVFEQRRKIYRSISDTQPQLSSQFQVGEPIFGKETRSELARMWNKGVDQAFGPAIHHLSSRGW, translated from the coding sequence ATGATTAGCGTTCTCGCTCAGGAGCGGCTGCTAGGGGCCACACTTGGAAGCATACTGACGGGAATAGTGGTATTCGAGCAGCGAAGAAAAATTTATAGGTCGATTTCAGATACTCAACCCCAATTAAGCTCCCAATTTCAGGTGGGAGAGCCCATATTTGGAAAGGAAACTCGCTCAGAGCTCGCGCGCATGTGGAACAAGGGTGTAGACCAGGCATTTGGACCTGCGATTCATCATCTTAGCTCCCGCGGATGGTAG